CGGATAGCAATATTCAAGGAATTAATGTGCATACTGCCCGCAAGAATATGGGAAAACGTTTGGCGGTAGAGGCCCCGATTGATGCAGATGTTGTTACAGGTGTTCCTGATTCCAGTATTTCAGCAGCAATCGGCTATGCAGAAGCATCCGGGATTCCATATGAGATGGGGCTTATCAAGAATAAATATGTAGGCAGAACGTTTATTCAGCCATCCCAGTCCTTACGTGAACAAGGGGTGAAAATGAAGCTGTCCGCTGTCCGCGGGGTCGTGGAAGGTAAGCGTGTCATCATGGTAGATGACTCCATCGTGCGCGGGACAACAAGCAGAAGGATTGTATCGCTGTTGAAGGAAGCGGGGGCAACAGAGGTACACGTTGTCATCAGTTCACCGCCGATCACCAATCCATGCTTCTACGGAATTGATACTTCATCGAAGGAAGAATTAATCGCTTCCGATAAAAGCGTGGAAGAGATTCGGCAGTTGATAGGGGCTGATTCACTGACGTTCATAAGCTTGGACGGCATGGTAAAAGCACTTGGCCAGGAAGGGTCAAACGGATTCTGTCTCGGCTGCTTTACCGGAAACTACCCGACTGAAATCTATCCTGATACATTGCAGTACTACTATCAAAGGGGGTAAGGGCGATGGCAAATGCCTATAAACAAGCAGGAGTAGATATCGAAGCAGGCTACGAGGCCGTAGCCAGAATGAAGCAGCACGTTCAAAAAACAGCCAGGGCAGGTGTCATCGGCGGCCTTGGCGGCTTTGGCGGAATGTTCGACCTGTCGGCGCTAAATTACAAAGAACCAGTTTTGGTGTCAGGCACCGATGGGGTCGGAACTAAGCTGAAGATTGCTTTTATGATGGACCGTCATGATACAATTGGAATCGATGCGGTGGCCATGTGTGTGAACGATATTGTGGTTCAAGGAGCGGAGCCGCTTTACTTTTTAGATTATATTGCTCTTGGCAAGGCAGTTCCGAAAAAAATTGAGGCCATTGTAAAAGGTATTGCGGATGGTTGTGAGCAGGCCGGATGTGCTTTGATTGGCGGAGAGACTGCGGAAATGCCGGGGCTTTATCGAGAAAACGACTATGACCTGGCCGGATTCACTGTTGGTGCAGCAGAAAAATCGCAGCTGGTTACAGGTGAAAGCATTAAACCGGGAGATGTCCTGATTGGCTTGGCCTCCAGTGGAATTCACAGCAATGGTTATTCTCTTGTCAGACAGGTGTTCAACAATTGGTCATTAATTGAGTATGTGGATGAACTCGGCTGCACTTTGGGAGAGGAATTGCTGAAACCAACAAAAATATATGTAAAGCCGATTTTATCTGCTTTGAAAAAATTCAACTTGAAAGGAATGGCCCATATTACGGGCGGCGGTTTTATTGAAAATATCCCGAGAATGCTGCCATCCGGGCTGGGAGCTGATCTGGA
Above is a genomic segment from Neobacillus endophyticus containing:
- the purM gene encoding phosphoribosylformylglycinamidine cyclo-ligase, with protein sequence MANAYKQAGVDIEAGYEAVARMKQHVQKTARAGVIGGLGGFGGMFDLSALNYKEPVLVSGTDGVGTKLKIAFMMDRHDTIGIDAVAMCVNDIVVQGAEPLYFLDYIALGKAVPKKIEAIVKGIADGCEQAGCALIGGETAEMPGLYRENDYDLAGFTVGAAEKSQLVTGESIKPGDVLIGLASSGIHSNGYSLVRQVFNNWSLIEYVDELGCTLGEELLKPTKIYVKPILSALKKFNLKGMAHITGGGFIENIPRMLPSGLGADLDEKRWHIPSVFKLLSEVGQIDYQEMYNIFNMGIGMVIAVDQETAAPLIEHFRQCGETAYEIGVVSEEEGIRITGRGGRR